The genomic segment CACGAACTCGGCAGGCCGGTCGATGCCACACCGCAGAATGACCGGATAGTTGTCGGCCGCACCACGCCATGCAGCGGTGCCCGCCGGCACGGGGTCGGCCGCCGCGACCCGGTGGAATTCGCCGAGGTTGTCGGGCAGGGCGCTGATCACCTCGCGACAGGTTGCGGATTCGGCCTGTGGCGCCGGCACGGCGGCGATGACCACCGGCTGAACCGGAGCCTTACGGGTGGCCGCGATGCCCAGGACGGCGCCGATCGCCACCACCGCCACGATGATCCCGGCGATCAGCAACGCGCGTGGCGGACCGTCCGACAGGCTGTCTTCGGTGACGGCGGGGAGGGGCTCAGTCGGCATCGGCGATGGGGCAGGTCAACGTTCGGGTGATCCCGGCGACCTGCTGCACGCTGGGCACCACCGAGGCGGTCAGCTCGTCTTTGGTGTCCGAGCCGACCCGGGCGACCACGTCGTACGGTCCGGTCACGTATTCCGATGACAGCACGCCGGGCAACTCGGCCACCTGCTTGGCGACGACCTCGGCGCGGCCGACCTCGGTCTGGATCAGTATGTAGGCCTCCACCACCCGCCGCCTCCTCGTCTCGATAGCCGCTCGCGCGCGGCGCCGACTTAGACTGGCATGTCACGGTGCCGGCAAGGCCCCAACGTACCGCAGGTTGCCGTACCGATCAGCCTGGGCGACAACAGGAGGGCAGACCTCGTGGCCGACGGTGGTGACCCCACTTTGCGTCAGCTCGGCGAGTTCCCGATGATCGACCGGCTGGTGGCCCATCGTCGTCAACCAACGGGCGTGACGGTCGGGCCGGGCGATGACGCCGCGGTAGTGAACATGCCAGACGGTCGGGTCGTGGTCACCACTGACATGCTGGTGGAGGGGCGGCACTTCCGGCTCGATTGGTCGTCACCGCAGCAGGTCGGCCGAAAAGCGATCGCGCAGAACGCCGCCGACGTCGAGTCGATGGGTGCGCGGGCGAGCGCGTTCGTCGTCGCGTTCGGGGCCCCACCCGACACCCCGGCGTCGCGGGCTCAGGAGCTGGCCGACGGGATGTGGCAGGAGGCAGGCGCATTGGGCGCCGGGATCGTCGGTGGTGATCTGGTCGCCAGCCCGCAGTGGGTGGTGTCGGTGACCGCGTTCGGCGATCTCGGTGGTCGTGTGCCGGTGCTGCGCAGCGGGGCGCGAGCAGGGTCGGTGGTGGCCATCGCGGCTGGTCTCGGCCGCTCGGCGGCCGGATACCTGCTGTGCCGCAATGACATTGGTGGATTCGACGAGGTGCGGCTGCGACACCTCGTGCCGCAGCCGCCGTATGGGCAGGGTGTGCGGGCAGCCGATGCCGGCGCGCAGGCGATGACCGACGTCTCCGACGGCCTGCTCGCCGATCTCGGCCACATCGCCCACAGCTCCGGGGTTCTCGTCGACCTCGCCACGGACGCGCTGCGAGCCGACGTCGAGGCCATCGCCGCCGCTGCCGCTGTCGTGGGTGTCGACCCCCTGACGCTCGTGCTTTCCGGTGGCGAAGATCACGCCCTCGTCGCCTGCTTTCCCGGCGCGGTGCCGCCCGGCTGGCGGGTGATCGGCACGGTGCGCGACGGCGCACCCGGTGTGCTGGTCGACGGCCGGGACTGGGCCGGTCCGGCGGGTTGGCAATCCTTCGACTGACGGCGCGCGTTAGGTTACCCCGGTGACGACCACCGCCAGGCCGCTGACCGAACTCGTCGACGACGGCTGGGCGCAGGCGCTCGCCCCGGTCAGCGATCAGGTCACCCAGATGGGGCAGTTCCTGCGTGACGAGATCGCCGCCGGCCGGCGTTATCTGCCCGCCGGGCCGAACGTGCTGCGCGCCTTCACCTTTCCGTTCAGTGAGGTGCGGGTGCTGATCGTCGGCCAGGACCCGTATCCGACGCCCGGCCACGCGGTGGGCCTGAGCTTTTCGGTGGCGCCCGATGTGCGGCCACTGCCGCGCAGCCTGTCGAACATCTTCACCGAATACACCGCGGACCTCGGGCACCCGCAGCCGTCCACCGGCGATCTCACGCCGTGGTCGCAGCGCGGCGTCATGTTGCTCAACAGGGTGCTGACCGTGCGGCCCGGCACCCCGGCATCGCATCGGGGAAAGGGTTGGGAGGCGGTCACCGAATGCGCCATCCGCGCCCTGGTGGCACGCGAGCAACCGCTGGTGGCGATCCTGTGGGGACGGGACGCGTCGACGCTCAAACCCATGCTCGATGGCAGTCGATGCGTGGCGATCGAGTCGCCGCATCCGTCGCCGCTGTCGGCGTCACGGGGATTCTTCGGCTCGCGACCGTTCAGCCGGGCCAACGAACTGCTGGCCGGCATGGGCGCGGAGCAGATCGACTGGCGATTGCCTTAACCCACGCCGAGATCGACGTTGTGCAGAGCTTTACTCGAGCTTCTGCTGCCAAACGTCGGTTTGGGCGCGAAGGAAAAGCGGATTAACCGCGGCTGACCTTGCCGGCCTTCAGGCAGGAGGTGCAGACGTTCACGCGGTGCTTGTTGCCACCCGGGCGGGTCACGGCGTGCACGGTCTGAATGTTCGGGTTCCACCGGCGGCTGGTCCGGCGGTGGGAATGCGACACCGACTTGCCGAAGCCGGGGCCCTTTCCGCAGACGTCGCACACGGCAGCCATGTAGAACTCCTCTAAGTCAGTAGTCGAACTGTGTCTGGGGGCCAACGACCGCACGACGGGTGACCCGACAACCTGACTAGGATAGCCGTCCGGCGAACCGAACGCCAAAATGAGCCGGTCCCACACTCGAACGAACCCGTCCAAGCCTCGCTGACCTGCGGTGACCCTAACATCCGCCGGTCCTGTGTGGCGGTGGCATCGCGGTGTCGGGCGGACTGGTTAGGCTGGCGCGACAAAGCCGTGTGGTGGGCCAGGGATCGCGAGGAGGTGCCATGCCGGACCGGCGGCTGGACGCATCGGCCCTGCGCGATTGGGCTCACACCGCCGTCGGTGATCTGATCACCCACACCGACGAGATCAACCGGCTCAATGTATTCCCCGTGGCCGACTCGGACACCGGGACGAATCTGCTCTTCACCATGCGATCTGCGCTCACCGGAGCGGAGTCGGTGACCGGCTCGGCCGGTGTCCGAGAGGTGACCGCCGCGCTGGCCGAAGGGGCATTGCACGGCGCCCGGGGGAATTCCGGGGTGATCCTGTCCCAGATTCTGCGCGGGCTGGCCGACGTCACCGCCGCCGCGGCCACTGACTCCGATGGCAGGCTCGCCGACATCGACGCGGTTCTGTTGGGTGCCGCGCTGCGCCACGCCGTCGGGTTGGTGGTGTCCTCGATGGGCGGCCAGTTGGTGGCCGGCACCATCGTGTCGGTGCTGCAGGCCGTCGCCGACACCATTCAGCAGTGGGCTGCCGACGGCGCAAGCCTGGCCGAGGCGCTGACTGCGAGCGGCGAGGCCGGCGTCACGGCCTTGGAGCGCACGCCCGAGCAGCTCGACGCGCTGGCCGAGGCCGGCGTGGTCGACGCCGGGGGCCGCGGGTTCCTGGTTCTTCTCGATGCCCTGACCGCCACGGTCACCGGGCACGCGCCACACCGGCACGCGTATCAACCGGGGCCACCGCGCATCGACAGCGCCGCACCCGCGGAACCGGCTCCACCGCAATTCGAGGTGATGTATCTGCTCGCCGACTGCGATCCGGCCGCACTTGACCCGCTGCGCACGCGGTTGGAGCAACTCGGGGATTCGGTGGCGATCGCCGCCTCGGCCGACCGGTACTCGGTGCACGTCCACACCGACGACGCCGGCGCCGCCGTCGAGGCCGGCCTGGCGGCCGGCTCGGTCAGCCGGATTCAGATCTCGGTGCTGAGCACCGGCCCGGCCCGGGTCTCGCCGGGCAGCTGGAGTCGTGAACGCGCGGTGCTCGCCGTCGTCGACGGTGACGGTGCCGCAGAGCTTTTCGAGCAGGAGGGTGCCTGCGTGCTGCGTCCGGACGCCGAACTGGCCGATCCGGCCAACGGTGTCGTCGCCCGCGACCTGCTGCGCGGGCTGGTCGATGCCGGCGCCGCCCAGGTGATGGTGCTGCCCAACGGGTATGTGGCGGCCGAGGAGCTGGTCGCCGGATGTACCGCCGGAATCGGTTGGGGCATCGACGTTGTCGCGTTGCCGACCGGATCGATGGTGCAGGGGTTGGCCGCGCTGGCCGTCCACGACCCGGGCCGGCAAGCCGTCGATGACGGCTACTCGATGGCCAGGGCGGCCGCGGCCGCCCGGCACGGGTCGGTGCGCACCGCCACCGAGCAGGCGCTGACGTGGGCGGGCAGCTGCGAACCCGGTGACGGGCTGGGTATCGCCGGTGACGAGGTCTTGGTGGTCGCCGACGATGTCACCGGTGCGGCCACCGGGCTGATCGATCTGTTGTTGGTGGCCGGCGGCGAACTGGTGACCGTGCTGATCGGCGACGGCGTCGATCCGGCGGTCGCTGACGCATTGGCCGATCATGTCCACCGGCGCCATCCCGGAATCGAATTCGCCACGTATGCCACCGGCCATCGCGGCGACGCGCTGCTGATCGGGGTGGAGTAGCCATGGTCACCCTCACCGACCGGCTCGACGGCATCGTCGGCGGCAAGGCCGCCGGTCTGCTCGACGACGTCTTCGGCATCCGCACCGTCGACGATCTGATGCGGCACTACCCGCGCAAGTACATCCACGGGATGTCGGTGTGGGACGAGGACGAGGTGCCGCCGGAGGAGGGCGAGCACATCACGCTCGTCGGCGAGATCGAGAGTGCGGTCACCCGCTTTCCTCAGCGGGGGCCCAAGCGCGAGTACCTGGTAATCACGCTCGGCAAGGGTCGGCGGAAGGTCACTGCGACGTTCTTCAACGCGAAATACCTGAAAAAGGACTTGATAGAAGGCGTTCGGTTGATGCTCTCCGGCGAGGTCGGCTTCTTCAGGGGCAATATGCAGCTGACCCACCCGGACTTTTTGGTGCTGAACTCACCGAAGGGTCGGGTGTTCGGCAGCAAGTCGCTCAAGACGATCGCCGACACCTCGACAGCGCAGAGCGGGGAGCTGGCGATGTCGGCGTTCGAACGTGACTTCTTCCCAATCTACCCGGCCAGCTCCAAGCTGCAGAGCTGGGACATCTATGCCTGCGTGCAGCAGGTGCTCGCGGTGCTGGATCCGATCGCCGACCCGTTACCGGAAAGCGTTGTGCGCCAGCGCGGTTTGATCTCCGAGGATGAGGCGCTGCGCGCCATCCACGTGGCAGAACGGGAGCCCGAACGGGAGGCCGCCCGCGAGCGTCTGAGGTTCGACGAGGCGGTCGGCATGCAGTGGGCGCTGGCGCAGCGCCGCCACGGCGAGCTCTCCGAATCCGGACCGGTCGCCCCATACCGTGACGATGGCTTGGCCGCCGCACTGGTCGCGCGACTGCCCTTCGCGCTGACGGCGGGTCAGCGCGAGGTGCTCGGCGTCGTCGCCGCCGAGCTGGCCGCGAGCAAGCCGATGAACCGGCTGTTGCAAGGCGAGGTCGGATCCGGCAAGACGATCGTGTCGGTGGTGGCGATGCTGCAGATGGTCGACGCCGGCTATCAGTGCGCGCTGCTGGCGCCGACGGAAGTCCTTGCCGCCCAACACGCCCAATCGATCCGCAGTGTGCTCGGGCCGTTGGCGATGGCCGGGCAGCTCGGCGGCGAGGACGGCGCCACCCGGGTCGCGTTGCTGACCGGGTCGATGTCGGCTGCCCAGAAACGTCAGGTGCGCGACGAGGTGGCCTCGGGCGAGGCGGGCATCGTTGTCGGTACCCACGCGCTACTGCAGGACGCCGTCGAATTCCACAAACTCGGCTTCGTCGTCGTCGACGAACAACACCGGTTCGGTGTGGAGCAGCGAGACCGGTTGCGCGCCAAGGCCCCTGAAGGGCTGACACCGCATCTGCTGGTGATGACGGCCACGCCCATTCCGCGCACCGTCGCGCTGACGGTGTACGGCGATCTGGAAACCTCGACGCTGCGCGAACTTCCGCGCGGACGACAGCCGATCACCACCAACACGATCTTCATCAAGGACAAGCCGCAGTGGCTGGCCCGGGCGTGGCAGCGGATCACCGAGGAGGTCGGCGAGGGCCGGCAAGCCTACGTCGTCGCATCCCGCATCGACGAAAACGACAAATCAGGCGAGCAGGAGGAGGGTCCGCCCGCCGAGACCGTCATCAACTTGTTCAATCATCTCGGTCGCGGGCCGCTGGCCGGGCTGCGGTTGGGTCTGATGCATGGCCGGCTCTCCGGAGACGAGAAGGACGCGGTGATGTCCGCGTTCCGCGCGGGCGACATCGACGTCCTGGTGTGCACCACCGTCATCGAGGTCGGCGTGGACGTACCGAACGCGACGGTGATGGTGGTGATGGACGCCGACCGGTTCGGTATCAGCCAGCTGCACCAGCTGCGTGGGCGCATCGGGCGCGGCTCGCACGCCAGCCTCTGCCTGTTGGCCACCAAGCTCCCGGAGGGATCCAAGGCCGGCGAACGGTTGACCGCGGTGGCGAGCACGCTGGACGGCTTCGCGCTGGCCGACCTGGATCTGCAAGAGCGCCGCGAGGGAGATGTGTTGGGGCTCAATCAGTCCGGGCGACCGATCACATTGCGGTTCCTGTCGCTGGCCGAGCATCTCGAGGTCATCGTGGATGCGCGGGAGGTGGCCCAGTCCATCTATGCCCGCGATCCCGCGAACCGTGGGATGGCGGTCCTGGCCGGGCAGTTCACCGGCGGTGACCGGATCGATTATCTGGACAAGTCGTGAGACGGCGGCCGCTGATCTGGCTGGCGGTGGTTGCGGCGCTGTCGGTGATCGTCTCGGTGCAGGTGATGTCGTCGACCAGCCATCCCGACGCCATGATCGCCCGCGCCGACGTGCCGACGGTGGCGCCGGGTACCGACGTGCTCGACGGCATCGTGGTCGTTCCCCAGCGGGTCCGCGGCTACGACTACCGGCGCGCGGCGTTCGGCGATGCTTGGGATGACAACAATTCCGCGCCGGGCGGGCACAACGGCTGCGACACCCGCGACGACATCCTCGACCGTGATCTCGTCGACAAGACTTTCGTGTTCACCAAACGCTGCCCGCAGGCAGTGGCGACCGGTGTCCTGCACGACCCCTATACGAGCCAGACGATTCCGTTCACCCGCGGCGCGCAGGTCGGTGCCGCGGTGCAGATCGACCACCTGGTCCCGCTGGCGTACGCATGGGACATGGGGGCCCGGAATTGGCCGGACGACATGCGAATCCGGTTCGCCAACGACCCGGCCAATCTGCTCGCGGTCGAGGGTCAGGTGAATCAGGACAAGGGCGACCAGCCGCCGGGCACCTGGATGCCGCCGAATCATGCGTTCTGGTGCCAGTACGCGATGCAGTTCATCGCCGTGCTGCGCGGCTACGCCCTGCCGGTGGATCAGGCGTCGGCCGACGAACTACGCCAGGCCGCGGCCACCTGCCCCGCGGGGTGACCGGGCGTCGCCGAATGGTGGCGCGCACCACACCGCGCGGGGACTTACGTCCCTACCAGGGGCACACCGGGATGTGTTGACTGAAACGGCAGGAACCTCCTGGGAAACGGCGGTGTATGGCCGATGAGCGATGTGATCGTGGCCGGCCCGCGGCCGCGTCCGGCGAGCCGGCCCGGCTGGCGGGCACCGGTCTTCATCTGGGCCAATGCCGTGGTCCTGGCCTGGTTGGCCGTCGCTGTCCTGATGTTGTCGCCGGGTGCCGTCCTCGGAGTGCCGCACTGGCTGGCATTGCACGCGCTGCTGCTCGGCGCGGTCACCAACGCGATCGTGATCTGGTCGGAGCACTTCGTGGTGACATGGTGCCGCATGCCGGCGCCCTCACCGCGGCGGCTGGCGCTGGGCCTGACCGCCCTGAACGCCTTTGTGATCGCGGTGCTCACCGGTGTCGCCCTGGACCTGACGGCCCTGGCAGCCGTCGGCGGGGCCGGCGTGGCAGTGATCGCAGGGGTGCACACCATTCACCTCGTGGTGATGCGGCGTGCCGCTCCCATGGGCCGTTTCGGATATCTGGCCGCCTTCTACACCGCGGCCAGCGCATGCTTGATCGCCGGCGCAGTATCGGGCGCGGCGCTGGTTGTGGGTGGGGCCGGCTGGTATTCGCGGATCTGGGCGGCGCATGTCCACGTGGTTCTCCTGGGATGGGTCGGACTGTCCGTGGTCGGCACGTTGTTCACGTTGTGGCCGATGGCCGCGGGCTCGCGGATCACCCCACGCACCGAGGCCGCCGCCGTCCGGTCACTGCCGGTCTTGGTCGGCGGCCTGGTCCTGGCGATCGGCGGGATGCTGGCCGGCAACGTGTGGGTCAGCGTGCTGGGCCTGGCGGGTTACGCTGCCGGACTGGCAATCTCGTCGACCGCGCTGTGGTCGACCCGGCGTCCGCACGGCCCGGCCGCGTGGATGCTCGTCACCGCGCTGGCATGGCTGGGCGTTGCGGTGTTGGTCGACGCCGTCGCGTTGGCGGCCGCGGGTTCGCTGGCGGCCCTGCCGCACATCGTGGGCTCGTCGGTGGTGCCGATTCTGGTCGTCGGCTTCGCCGCGCAAGTGCTCGTCGGCGCCTTGACCCAGTTGCTTCCTGCGGTGCTGTCACGCGGATCGACCGATCACAGGGCCATCAACGACACGCTGGCCCGCGGTTGGGTTCTGCGATTCGTGGCCGCCAACGTCGCAGTTCCTCTGGTGGCGTGGAGCCCGTCGCTGCTGATCACCCGAATCGGTTGGGGTTTGGCAGCATTGGCACTCGTGACGTTCGCGGTGCTGGCGCTGAGGGTGGTGGTCGACGCCGGACTGCATCGCCGCCGGACCGGCGGGCAGGGATTTCCCGGCACGACGACGGGTGTGCTGGTCGGGATCGTTGCGGTGGGCCTGGCGCTGGCACTGGCCGGTACCGGGCATTCACCGCCGGCCGCGCGCACCGCGTCCGGGCCGACACAGACCGTCGATGTGATGTTGCGCGGCATGCGGATACAACCGGCGACGATCGACGTGCCCGCCGGTACCCAGCTGGTATTGCGGGTGACCAACCAGGACTCGATGTTGCACGATCTGCGGTTCGATACCGGCGAGCGCACCCCGCTGCTGGGGACGGGACAGAGCGCCGTGCTCGACCTCGGCACGGTGGCCACCCAGCGGAACGGCTGGTGTGACGTGGCGGGCCATCGTGCCGCAGGGATGACGATGGCCGTCCATGTTCGGGACGACTCGGCGCCGACTTCCGGGCCACCTGCCAGTGAATCATCAGCCAGCGCAACTGCTCCCACACTCAACATGAGCGGCGACCCGTCGCCGGGCTGGACCCCGCGCGATGCGGCACTGGCCCCGGCGACGCCGGGCCTGCACCGCCTCGAATTGCACGCCGTCGATGCCGAAGTCGAAGTTGCGCCGGGACGCCGGGAACACCGCTGGACCTTCGGCGGCACCGCACCGGGACCGACATTGCGCGGCCGCGTCGGCGACACGTTCGAGATCACGCTCGTCAATGACACGACGATGGGCCACGGCATCGACTTCCATGCCGGTGCCCTGGCTCCCGACGGCCCGATGCGCACGATCGCA from the Mycolicibacterium crocinum genome contains:
- a CDS encoding DUF3515 domain-containing protein, giving the protein MPTEPLPAVTEDSLSDGPPRALLIAGIIVAVVAIGAVLGIAATRKAPVQPVVIAAVPAPQAESATCREVISALPDNLGEFHRVAAADPVPAGTAAWRGAADNYPVILRCGIDRPAEFVVGSPIQVVNAVQWFQVTDPGTDRSTWVTVDRPVYLALTLPKESGPTPIQALSDVIARTMPAVPIAPNPPR
- a CDS encoding Lrp/AsnC ligand binding domain-containing protein produces the protein MVEAYILIQTEVGRAEVVAKQVAELPGVLSSEYVTGPYDVVARVGSDTKDELTASVVPSVQQVAGITRTLTCPIADAD
- a CDS encoding thiamine-phosphate kinase, which translates into the protein MADGGDPTLRQLGEFPMIDRLVAHRRQPTGVTVGPGDDAAVVNMPDGRVVVTTDMLVEGRHFRLDWSSPQQVGRKAIAQNAADVESMGARASAFVVAFGAPPDTPASRAQELADGMWQEAGALGAGIVGGDLVASPQWVVSVTAFGDLGGRVPVLRSGARAGSVVAIAAGLGRSAAGYLLCRNDIGGFDEVRLRHLVPQPPYGQGVRAADAGAQAMTDVSDGLLADLGHIAHSSGVLVDLATDALRADVEAIAAAAAVVGVDPLTLVLSGGEDHALVACFPGAVPPGWRVIGTVRDGAPGVLVDGRDWAGPAGWQSFD
- a CDS encoding uracil-DNA glycosylase, giving the protein MTTTARPLTELVDDGWAQALAPVSDQVTQMGQFLRDEIAAGRRYLPAGPNVLRAFTFPFSEVRVLIVGQDPYPTPGHAVGLSFSVAPDVRPLPRSLSNIFTEYTADLGHPQPSTGDLTPWSQRGVMLLNRVLTVRPGTPASHRGKGWEAVTECAIRALVAREQPLVAILWGRDASTLKPMLDGSRCVAIESPHPSPLSASRGFFGSRPFSRANELLAGMGAEQIDWRLP
- the rpmB gene encoding 50S ribosomal protein L28; translated protein: MAAVCDVCGKGPGFGKSVSHSHRRTSRRWNPNIQTVHAVTRPGGNKHRVNVCTSCLKAGKVSRG
- a CDS encoding DAK2 domain-containing protein, which codes for MPDRRLDASALRDWAHTAVGDLITHTDEINRLNVFPVADSDTGTNLLFTMRSALTGAESVTGSAGVREVTAALAEGALHGARGNSGVILSQILRGLADVTAAAATDSDGRLADIDAVLLGAALRHAVGLVVSSMGGQLVAGTIVSVLQAVADTIQQWAADGASLAEALTASGEAGVTALERTPEQLDALAEAGVVDAGGRGFLVLLDALTATVTGHAPHRHAYQPGPPRIDSAAPAEPAPPQFEVMYLLADCDPAALDPLRTRLEQLGDSVAIAASADRYSVHVHTDDAGAAVEAGLAAGSVSRIQISVLSTGPARVSPGSWSRERAVLAVVDGDGAAELFEQEGACVLRPDAELADPANGVVARDLLRGLVDAGAAQVMVLPNGYVAAEELVAGCTAGIGWGIDVVALPTGSMVQGLAALAVHDPGRQAVDDGYSMARAAAAARHGSVRTATEQALTWAGSCEPGDGLGIAGDEVLVVADDVTGAATGLIDLLLVAGGELVTVLIGDGVDPAVADALADHVHRRHPGIEFATYATGHRGDALLIGVE
- the recG gene encoding ATP-dependent DNA helicase RecG encodes the protein MVTLTDRLDGIVGGKAAGLLDDVFGIRTVDDLMRHYPRKYIHGMSVWDEDEVPPEEGEHITLVGEIESAVTRFPQRGPKREYLVITLGKGRRKVTATFFNAKYLKKDLIEGVRLMLSGEVGFFRGNMQLTHPDFLVLNSPKGRVFGSKSLKTIADTSTAQSGELAMSAFERDFFPIYPASSKLQSWDIYACVQQVLAVLDPIADPLPESVVRQRGLISEDEALRAIHVAEREPEREAARERLRFDEAVGMQWALAQRRHGELSESGPVAPYRDDGLAAALVARLPFALTAGQREVLGVVAAELAASKPMNRLLQGEVGSGKTIVSVVAMLQMVDAGYQCALLAPTEVLAAQHAQSIRSVLGPLAMAGQLGGEDGATRVALLTGSMSAAQKRQVRDEVASGEAGIVVGTHALLQDAVEFHKLGFVVVDEQHRFGVEQRDRLRAKAPEGLTPHLLVMTATPIPRTVALTVYGDLETSTLRELPRGRQPITTNTIFIKDKPQWLARAWQRITEEVGEGRQAYVVASRIDENDKSGEQEEGPPAETVINLFNHLGRGPLAGLRLGLMHGRLSGDEKDAVMSAFRAGDIDVLVCTTVIEVGVDVPNATVMVVMDADRFGISQLHQLRGRIGRGSHASLCLLATKLPEGSKAGERLTAVASTLDGFALADLDLQERREGDVLGLNQSGRPITLRFLSLAEHLEVIVDAREVAQSIYARDPANRGMAVLAGQFTGGDRIDYLDKS
- a CDS encoding HNH endonuclease family protein, which codes for MRRRPLIWLAVVAALSVIVSVQVMSSTSHPDAMIARADVPTVAPGTDVLDGIVVVPQRVRGYDYRRAAFGDAWDDNNSAPGGHNGCDTRDDILDRDLVDKTFVFTKRCPQAVATGVLHDPYTSQTIPFTRGAQVGAAVQIDHLVPLAYAWDMGARNWPDDMRIRFANDPANLLAVEGQVNQDKGDQPPGTWMPPNHAFWCQYAMQFIAVLRGYALPVDQASADELRQAAATCPAG
- a CDS encoding multicopper oxidase domain-containing protein, with translation MSDVIVAGPRPRPASRPGWRAPVFIWANAVVLAWLAVAVLMLSPGAVLGVPHWLALHALLLGAVTNAIVIWSEHFVVTWCRMPAPSPRRLALGLTALNAFVIAVLTGVALDLTALAAVGGAGVAVIAGVHTIHLVVMRRAAPMGRFGYLAAFYTAASACLIAGAVSGAALVVGGAGWYSRIWAAHVHVVLLGWVGLSVVGTLFTLWPMAAGSRITPRTEAAAVRSLPVLVGGLVLAIGGMLAGNVWVSVLGLAGYAAGLAISSTALWSTRRPHGPAAWMLVTALAWLGVAVLVDAVALAAAGSLAALPHIVGSSVVPILVVGFAAQVLVGALTQLLPAVLSRGSTDHRAINDTLARGWVLRFVAANVAVPLVAWSPSLLITRIGWGLAALALVTFAVLALRVVVDAGLHRRRTGGQGFPGTTTGVLVGIVAVGLALALAGTGHSPPAARTASGPTQTVDVMLRGMRIQPATIDVPAGTQLVLRVTNQDSMLHDLRFDTGERTPLLGTGQSAVLDLGTVATQRNGWCDVAGHRAAGMTMAVHVRDDSAPTSGPPASESSASATAPTLNMSGDPSPGWTPRDAALAPATPGLHRLELHAVDAEVEVAPGRREHRWTFGGTAPGPTLRGRVGDTFEITLVNDTTMGHGIDFHAGALAPDGPMRTIAPGERLVYRFTAQRAGAWLYHCSTMPMSLHIANGMYGAVIIDPTGLAPVAREYVLVSAQLYLGPPGSDSQMRKLATDQPDGWMFNGMAAQYDHAPLTAHVGERVRIWVVNAGPSDSTAFHVVGGQFDTVYREGAWVLRPDGAGGAQVLDLGPAQGGFVELSFPEPGHYPFVDHDMRHGENGAHGLIVVSEAR